In the Wyeomyia smithii strain HCP4-BCI-WySm-NY-G18 chromosome 2, ASM2978416v1, whole genome shotgun sequence genome, one interval contains:
- the LOC129723094 gene encoding glycerol kinase has protein sequence MSRSKKFGDLVGSIDEGTSSARFILFRAETTEIVCFHQKELRQIYPQEGWVEQDPKEILAVVLECIEKTLEKLQQLGGSLEDIVGVGVTNQRETTIVWDKTTGEPLYNAVVWLDMRTSSTVDQLLETVPNKTRNKNYLKPLCGLPLSPYFSAVKLRWLIDNVPKVKIAIRNKTCLFGTVDTWLIWNLTGGPHDGVHVTDVSNASRTMLMNIETLRYDKTLGKFFDIPFDILPEIRSSSEIYGLIRLKGLENVPLCGCLGDQQAALVGQECLSRGKAKATYGTGCFLLYNTGNALIESTHGLITTVAYQMGPDDVPTYALEGSVAVAGAALGWLRDNMDLLSSAKESEELALSVENNGDVYFVPAFSGLYAPYWNQEARGVICGIAEDTQRGHIVRASLEAVCFQVRDILDAMNKDCGFPLVKLKVDGGMTVNSLLMQWQADLIGLEVQKPVVVETTALGAAMAAGRAVGCWDIENVSVESNCTSFKPQISEDERDMRYNKWKMAVERSFGWEGNALG, from the exons atgtcACGCAGTAAAAAATTTGGAGATTTAGTCGGATCCATCGACGAAGGTACCAGTTCGGCAAGGTTTATTTTGTTCCGCGCAGAGACTACTGAAATCGTATGTTTTCACCAGAAAGAGTTACGTCAGATATATCCTCAAGAAGGATGGGTTGAACAAGACCCTAAAGAAATTCTAGCCGTCGTTTTGGAATGCATCGAAAAAACCCTCGAGAAACTCCAGCAGCTTGGCGGAAGTTTGGAAGATATAGTAGGAGTTGGTGTAACCAACCAACGTGAAACAACAATAGTCTGGGACAAAACCACTGGTGAACCATTGTATAACGCTGTTGTTTGGCTTGATATGCGAACATCTTCAACAGTCGATCAACTGCTAGAAACTGTACCGAATAAAACGCGGAATAAGAATTATTTGAAACCACTTTGTGGACTGCCGTTATCACCTTATTTTTCAGCTGTAAAGCTTCGCTGGTTGATTGATAATGTACCAAAG GTTAAAATAGCTATTAGAAACAAAACCTGCCTTTTTGGAACGGTGGATACGTGGCTAATATGGAACTTGACCGGCGGTCCGCATGATGGTGTTCATGTTACTGATGTAAGCAACGCATCACGAACTATGCTGATGAACATCGAAACTCTTCGCTACGACAAAACGCTGGGCAAATTTTTCGATATACCCTTCGATATTTTACCCGAAATCCGATCAAGCTCTGAGATTTACGGTCTAATACGTTTGAAGGGCTTGGAGAATGTACCGCTTTGTGGTTGTCTCGGAGACCAACAAGCTGCCCTAGTAGGCCAAGAATGCTTAAGCCGTGGTAAAGCAAAGGCAACATACGGGACAGGCTGTTTCCTATTATACAACACTGGAAATGCTTTAATCGAATCAACACACGGACTCATCACGACTGTAGCTTACCAAATGGGACCTGACGATGTGCCGACATACGCTCTTGAGGGATCTGTAGCAGTCGCCGGTGCCGCTCTTGGTTGGCTGCGGGACAACATGGATCTTTTGAGTAGCGCAAAGGAATCCGAAGAGTTAGCATTATCTGTAGAGAATAACGGCGATGTGTATTTTGTACCAGCTTTTAGTGGACTTTATGCGCCGTATTGGAATCAAGAAGCCCGAGGAGTGATTTGTGGTATTGCTGAAGATACGCAGCGCGGTCATATAGTTCGCGCTAGTCTCGAGGCGGTCTGCTTTCAGGTGCGAGATATCCTGGACGCTATGAACAAGGATTGTGGGTTTCCTCTCGTTAAGCTCAAGGTAGACGGCGGAATGACTGTGAATTCTCTTTTGATGCAGTGGCAAGCTGACCTGATTGGATTGGAAGTGCAGAAACCAGTCGTGGTTGAAACAACAGCGTTG GGTGCTGCTATGGCCGCGGGACGGGCTGTTGGTTGCTGGGATATCGAGAACGTTAGCGTTGAGAGTAA